One genomic segment of Novisyntrophococcus fermenticellae includes these proteins:
- a CDS encoding DAK2 domain-containing protein, protein MSTNKINAELLAKMFLAGAKNLEVKKEWINELNVFPVPDGDTGTNMTMTIMSAVKEVNSLEHMNMYDLAKAISSGSLRGARGNSGVILSQLLRGFTKGVRDHEEADIFILAAALEKAVDTAYKAVIKPKEGTILTVAKGAAEKARELADEADGTENLQAFLEDVISHAEYVLSQTPEMLPVLKEAGVVDSGGQGLVAILRGAYDLYMGKEVDLTFEAPKGSGIIRVSKEIEKEIKFGYCTEFIIVLNTPMPEKEERSFKEFLNSIGDSIVMVADDELVKVHVHTNEPGVAITKALTYGSLSRMKIDNMREEHQERLFKNAEKLAQIQKAEAAAKELAKEVGFISVSIGEGFGEIFRGLGVDYLIEGGQTMNPSTEDMLSAIEHVNARNIFIYPNNKNIILAANQAKELCKDKNIIVIPTKTVPQGITAIINYAADKSVEENKKEMESAVQSVKTGQITYAVRDTHIDDKEIHQGDIMGLGDHGLLSVGNDVISVTKDCINQMMENEAELISIYYGEDFSKEDADIVAQWAAETWPDCDVEVNAGGQPIYYCIISVE, encoded by the coding sequence GTGTCTACAAATAAGATTAATGCTGAACTACTCGCAAAGATGTTTTTGGCAGGGGCGAAAAATCTTGAGGTAAAAAAAGAGTGGATCAATGAACTAAACGTATTTCCTGTACCGGATGGTGATACAGGTACCAATATGACGATGACAATTATGTCCGCGGTCAAAGAAGTAAACAGTCTTGAGCATATGAATATGTATGATTTGGCTAAGGCGATTTCGTCCGGCTCTCTGCGTGGCGCAAGAGGGAATTCAGGCGTCATACTGTCACAGCTTCTGCGTGGGTTCACAAAAGGTGTCAGAGATCATGAAGAGGCGGATATTTTCATACTGGCAGCGGCTCTGGAAAAGGCTGTTGATACAGCCTATAAAGCTGTAATCAAACCAAAAGAAGGTACGATTCTTACAGTGGCAAAAGGCGCGGCTGAAAAAGCACGGGAGCTGGCGGATGAGGCAGATGGAACCGAAAATCTCCAGGCATTTCTGGAAGATGTGATTTCCCATGCGGAATACGTACTTTCCCAGACACCGGAGATGCTTCCGGTGTTAAAAGAAGCCGGAGTTGTGGACTCGGGCGGGCAGGGACTTGTTGCCATACTGCGCGGTGCCTATGATTTATACATGGGCAAAGAGGTTGACCTGACATTTGAAGCTCCGAAGGGCAGCGGTATCATAAGGGTTTCCAAAGAGATAGAAAAAGAAATCAAGTTTGGTTACTGTACTGAATTTATTATTGTTCTGAACACCCCGATGCCTGAAAAAGAGGAGAGGTCTTTTAAAGAGTTTTTGAACTCCATAGGTGATTCTATTGTAATGGTCGCAGATGATGAGCTCGTAAAGGTTCATGTACATACCAATGAACCTGGTGTGGCAATTACAAAAGCCCTGACCTACGGCTCTTTGTCCAGAATGAAGATTGACAACATGCGTGAAGAGCATCAGGAGCGTCTCTTTAAGAACGCAGAAAAGCTGGCTCAGATACAGAAGGCGGAAGCCGCCGCGAAAGAGCTGGCCAAAGAGGTTGGTTTTATCTCAGTTTCAATCGGCGAGGGATTTGGAGAGATATTCCGCGGACTTGGTGTGGATTACCTGATTGAAGGCGGACAGACGATGAATCCGAGTACAGAGGATATGCTCAGCGCAATAGAACACGTGAATGCCAGAAATATCTTTATATATCCGAATAATAAGAATATCATTCTGGCTGCAAATCAGGCGAAGGAACTCTGCAAGGATAAGAATATTATTGTAATTCCCACAAAGACAGTGCCGCAGGGGATTACGGCGATCATCAACTATGCTGCGGACAAGTCTGTTGAGGAGAATAAAAAAGAGATGGAATCTGCTGTTCAATCTGTAAAAACCGGGCAGATTACCTATGCAGTACGCGATACGCATATCGATGATAAGGAGATCCATCAGGGTGATATTATGGGACTTGGTGACCATGGTCTGCTCTCCGTGGGGAATGATGTAATATCCGTTACCAAAGATTGCATCAACCAGATGATGGAGAATGAGGCGGAATTAATCAGCATCTATTATGGTGAGGATTTTTCTAAAGAAGATGCGGATATTGTTGCACAGTGGGCGGCAGAGACCTGGCCGGATTGTGACGTGGAGGTAAATGCGGGCGGTCAGCCGATTTACTATTGCATCATATCCGTGGAGTAA
- a CDS encoding U32 family peptidase — protein MKPELLAPAGSYEALQAALTAGADAVYIGGSRFGARAYAENLDETSLCRAIDEVHVYGKKIYLTVNTLLKEKELELELYKYLKPYYEAGLDAVIVQDYGVLRRIRKWFPDLHIHCSTQMTITGPYGAKFLEEQGVTRIVTARELSLQEISSIRQSTNLEIETFIHGALCYSYSGQCLLSSLIGGRSGNRGRCAQPCRLPYQVRDKAGILNGTQDAYLLSPKDMCTLELLPSILEAGAISLKVEGRMKKPAYTAGVIGIYRKYLDLWLETPGNYHVERRDLEELAAIYNRDGFNKGYYQVRNGRSMMALKNKKNEGLKQTARESRSREQVYERINEQYRNLKLQRKIKASFTIYSDTPAILTLYDGDNVVTVEKEGVQTAQNQPLTVERIERQLKKTGDMHFCFEHLDIFAGENVFVPMQFLNEIRREGLHLLEQEILKGYRRLCRNPEGEKDIVKPQQRKQEVRLTASVENREQLGALLRTEGISTLYLGHGMFEPENFRQQVSEVINHLKSLDKKVYLALPHVVREGELSYMEPYLELLIKEGLSGYLIRNLESFAMLKQHELKNYAILDYNLYTMNEASRLFWKEQGAAADTAPLELNDKELKERWNGQSEMIVYGYLPMMVSAQCMKKNMSGCTRKNEILKMKDRYKKEFTVQCCCNPCYNIIYNSVPLVLLKEAREVKSLGMASLRLSFTTEDYQTTQEISRLYLDRFLNDSDFNYEGSYTKGHFKRGIE, from the coding sequence ATGAAACCAGAATTATTGGCGCCGGCAGGGTCTTATGAAGCTTTACAGGCAGCATTAACAGCAGGAGCAGATGCTGTTTACATCGGTGGTTCCAGATTCGGCGCAAGGGCTTATGCTGAAAACCTGGATGAAACCAGTCTGTGCCGTGCCATCGATGAGGTACATGTATATGGAAAAAAGATTTACCTGACCGTCAATACGCTGCTGAAAGAAAAAGAACTTGAGTTGGAATTATATAAATATTTGAAGCCCTATTACGAGGCCGGACTGGATGCGGTAATTGTACAGGATTATGGTGTTCTGCGCCGGATTAGAAAGTGGTTTCCGGATCTTCATATTCACTGCAGTACACAGATGACTATAACAGGGCCTTATGGGGCGAAGTTTCTGGAAGAGCAGGGAGTGACAAGGATTGTTACTGCCCGGGAATTATCGCTTCAGGAAATCAGCAGTATCCGTCAATCTACAAATCTGGAGATTGAAACCTTTATACATGGAGCGCTTTGCTACAGTTATTCCGGACAATGTCTGTTAAGCAGCCTTATAGGGGGCAGAAGCGGTAACAGAGGACGCTGTGCCCAGCCCTGCAGATTACCCTATCAGGTCAGAGATAAGGCCGGAATTTTAAACGGAACACAGGATGCATACCTGTTAAGCCCTAAAGATATGTGTACACTGGAACTGCTGCCTTCGATTTTGGAGGCTGGAGCTATTTCCCTGAAAGTAGAAGGCCGTATGAAAAAACCGGCTTATACCGCTGGTGTAATAGGCATCTATAGAAAATATCTGGATCTCTGGCTGGAAACTCCCGGGAATTATCATGTGGAACGTAGGGATTTGGAGGAGTTGGCCGCCATCTACAATCGCGATGGGTTTAATAAAGGTTACTATCAAGTGCGTAATGGAAGAAGCATGATGGCTTTGAAGAATAAAAAAAATGAAGGTTTGAAGCAGACGGCCAGAGAAAGCCGGAGCAGGGAACAGGTATATGAACGCATCAATGAACAGTACAGGAACCTTAAACTGCAAAGAAAAATTAAGGCTTCCTTTACGATTTATTCAGATACGCCTGCTATACTGACCCTATATGATGGTGATAATGTGGTTACGGTGGAAAAAGAGGGAGTTCAGACAGCGCAAAATCAGCCGCTTACTGTGGAACGTATAGAAAGACAGCTGAAAAAGACAGGAGATATGCATTTCTGTTTCGAACATCTGGATATCTTTGCCGGTGAAAATGTGTTTGTACCCATGCAGTTTCTGAATGAGATTCGAAGAGAAGGTCTGCATCTGCTTGAACAGGAGATTTTAAAAGGTTACCGGAGACTATGCCGGAATCCTGAGGGCGAAAAAGATATTGTAAAACCACAGCAGAGGAAGCAGGAAGTAAGACTTACGGCTTCTGTGGAAAATAGGGAGCAGTTAGGTGCACTTCTTCGGACGGAGGGAATCTCCACGCTCTATCTTGGACATGGAATGTTTGAGCCGGAGAACTTCAGGCAGCAGGTATCAGAAGTTATCAACCATCTGAAGTCTTTGGATAAGAAGGTGTATCTGGCTCTTCCTCACGTAGTCCGGGAAGGGGAGTTATCCTATATGGAACCTTATCTGGAATTGCTGATTAAAGAAGGGCTGAGCGGTTATCTGATACGGAATTTGGAATCATTTGCGATGCTGAAACAGCACGAGCTAAAGAACTATGCTATTTTGGACTACAATTTATATACGATGAATGAGGCCTCCCGCCTATTCTGGAAAGAGCAGGGTGCAGCCGCTGATACTGCCCCTCTTGAATTGAATGATAAAGAGCTAAAAGAACGATGGAACGGGCAAAGCGAGATGATTGTCTATGGATATCTGCCGATGATGGTTTCTGCACAGTGCATGAAAAAAAATATGTCCGGCTGTACCAGAAAGAATGAAATTCTGAAGATGAAGGACCGATACAAGAAAGAATTTACCGTACAATGCTGCTGCAATCCATGTTATAATATAATCTATAACAGCGTACCTCTGGTTCTGCTAAAGGAAGCAAGAGAAGTGAAAAGCCTGGGCATGGCATCTTTACGTCTGTCATTCACAACAGAGGATTATCAAACAACACAGGAAATATCCCGATTATATCTGGACAGGTTTTTAAACGATTCTGATTTTAACTATGAAGGTTCCTATACCAAAGGACACTTTAAACGAGGGATAGAATAG
- a CDS encoding peptidoglycan D,D-transpeptidase FtsI family protein, producing the protein MYFNVYLREDYQTSPYNKRVKTYQEHVVRGNIISSDGAVLARTNVDGEGNESRVYPFDRVFAHVVGYNTNGKSGLEASEGISLLTSHASPLEQVENEFKNQKNIGDTLVTTLNSNLQQVAYDALGDYKGAVIVMDTSTGNVLVDVSKPDFNPNRVSEDWENLSTDEDNSPLLNRALQGLYPPGSTFKIITALAYLEQNGSFDGFTFDCKGELTYDDYTVHCAGNAVHGQETFADAFANSCNCAFAEIGLGLDKNKFDNLAKRLSFGDKFGLQLPSSKSGFSMDNTTPRPLTMQTSIGQGNTTMTPVHLAMIAGAVANDGVAMTPNFVKRIENHTGTEVRANTPKQFKTLMPSSEAAQLKELMKGVVQNGTGGKLNDLGISIAGKTGSAEHGDMTQETHSWFVGFSDTGKDDIVVCVIAESAGSGSSVAVPIAKRIFGTYFGLS; encoded by the coding sequence GTGTATTTTAATGTATATCTGAGGGAGGACTATCAGACAAGCCCATACAACAAAAGGGTGAAGACCTACCAGGAACATGTGGTGCGGGGGAATATTATCTCCTCTGACGGGGCTGTATTGGCCAGAACTAACGTGGACGGAGAAGGAAATGAATCCAGAGTTTATCCTTTTGACCGGGTGTTTGCACATGTAGTCGGTTATAATACGAATGGGAAAAGTGGTTTGGAGGCCTCGGAAGGGATCTCTCTTCTGACTTCTCATGCGAGTCCGCTGGAGCAGGTGGAAAATGAATTCAAAAATCAGAAAAATATCGGTGACACATTGGTTACAACCCTGAATTCCAATCTGCAGCAGGTGGCATATGATGCACTCGGAGATTATAAGGGTGCCGTCATTGTCATGGATACCTCCACCGGTAACGTCCTTGTGGATGTAAGCAAACCTGACTTCAATCCCAACCGGGTATCTGAAGACTGGGAAAACCTAAGTACAGATGAAGACAACAGTCCGCTTTTAAACCGGGCGCTTCAGGGACTTTATCCTCCTGGTTCTACTTTTAAGATTATAACTGCACTGGCATACCTGGAGCAGAACGGAAGTTTTGACGGATTTACTTTTGACTGTAAGGGTGAGCTGACATATGATGACTATACAGTACATTGCGCGGGAAATGCGGTTCACGGTCAGGAGACGTTTGCAGATGCATTTGCAAATTCCTGTAACTGTGCTTTTGCTGAGATAGGCTTAGGCCTGGATAAAAATAAATTTGATAATCTGGCAAAACGCCTTTCTTTTGGAGATAAATTCGGATTACAGCTTCCGTCCAGCAAGAGCGGATTCAGTATGGATAATACTACCCCAAGACCACTGACGATGCAAACTTCTATCGGTCAGGGTAATACCACCATGACACCGGTCCATCTTGCGATGATTGCCGGAGCGGTGGCAAATGACGGTGTTGCTATGACACCAAACTTTGTAAAGCGGATAGAAAATCATACGGGGACAGAGGTAAGAGCAAACACTCCAAAACAGTTTAAGACTCTCATGCCTTCTTCTGAGGCGGCACAGTTGAAAGAATTGATGAAGGGAGTCGTTCAAAACGGAACGGGAGGGAAATTAAATGATCTGGGAATCTCCATTGCCGGAAAGACCGGTTCCGCAGAACATGGCGACATGACACAGGAAACCCACTCCTGGTTTGTTGGATTTTCCGATACAGGGAAAGATGATATTGTTGTATGTGTAATCGCTGAAAGTGCCGGTTCCGGAAGTTCGGTTGCCGTACCGATTGCGAAAAGAATTTTTGGAACTTATTTTGGATTGTCATAG
- the rpmB gene encoding 50S ribosomal protein L28: MAKCAVCEKGAHFGNNVSHSHRRSNKMWKSNVKSVKVKVNGVPQKMYVCTSCLKSGKVERA, from the coding sequence ATGGCTAAATGTGCTGTTTGTGAAAAAGGTGCTCATTTCGGTAATAATGTAAGTCATTCACATAGAAGGTCAAACAAGATGTGGAAATCGAACGTTAAATCTGTGAAAGTAAAAGTTAACGGTGTTCCTCAGAAAATGTACGTTTGTACTTCTTGTCTGAAATCCGGAAAAGTAGAGCGTGCGTAA
- a CDS encoding FtsW/RodA/SpoVE family cell cycle protein → MVNVIVEISKYLLVILMIAFTLDSFLVLKKKKESARKSIMRRQIIIILTFDFLAFFVMFLKSEDVQMIVMYGCVLLYILLVQMLYRVIYKKASLNLLNNMCMLLSIGFIILSRLKIENAIKQFQIVAISTALSFLIPVFIRKVKMVRDLTWLYAVLGLLLLGGVLVLAVASRGSKLSITIGGVTFQFSEFVKITFVFFMAGMLQEDISLKQVIKTSVVAALHVGILVLSKDLGTALVFFVAYLVIVYVGTQKARYAFAGFGGLSIASVAAYFLFGHVRQRVKIWRDPFEDYANSGYQIVQSLFGICAGGWFGTGLFKGAPHTIPIATKDFTFAAICEEFGVIFGICLILLCMSTFLLIVNISMKMSKSFYRLIAIGLGAEYAIQVFLTIGGTTKFIPMTGITLPLISYGGSSVMCTIIMLAIIQGLYILREDENEGEELEKRSKKRRNQKPPKDRHQNKTKQTDDLEKRIAEQTEKSLHW, encoded by the coding sequence ATGGTTAATGTTATTGTAGAAATATCAAAATACTTATTAGTTATTCTGATGATAGCTTTTACGCTGGATTCTTTTTTGGTTCTGAAAAAGAAAAAGGAGTCTGCGAGGAAAAGTATCATGAGAAGGCAGATCATCATTATACTGACCTTTGATTTTCTGGCATTTTTTGTAATGTTCCTTAAATCAGAGGATGTGCAGATGATCGTTATGTATGGATGTGTTCTGCTGTATATTCTCCTTGTTCAGATGCTGTACCGTGTGATATATAAAAAAGCATCCTTAAATCTTCTTAATAATATGTGCATGCTTTTATCTATTGGTTTTATCATCTTAAGCCGGCTGAAGATTGAGAATGCAATTAAGCAGTTTCAGATTGTGGCAATCTCAACGGCATTGTCATTTTTAATACCTGTTTTTATACGAAAGGTAAAGATGGTAAGAGACCTGACCTGGCTCTATGCGGTTCTTGGCCTTCTTTTACTCGGTGGTGTACTGGTTCTTGCTGTGGCCAGCCGGGGATCCAAATTGTCAATCACCATAGGCGGTGTGACATTTCAGTTCTCCGAGTTCGTAAAAATCACCTTTGTTTTCTTTATGGCGGGGATGCTGCAGGAGGATATCTCCCTGAAGCAGGTTATTAAAACCTCCGTTGTTGCTGCCTTACATGTGGGAATCCTGGTGCTTTCAAAGGATCTGGGCACTGCACTGGTTTTCTTTGTAGCCTATCTGGTTATCGTCTATGTGGGAACACAGAAGGCAAGATATGCCTTTGCCGGATTTGGAGGTTTAAGTATCGCGTCAGTGGCAGCGTATTTTCTGTTCGGACATGTACGTCAGAGAGTCAAAATCTGGAGGGATCCCTTTGAGGATTATGCAAACAGCGGATATCAGATTGTCCAGTCGCTGTTCGGCATATGCGCAGGAGGATGGTTTGGAACCGGACTTTTCAAAGGGGCGCCGCATACGATTCCGATTGCAACGAAGGATTTTACTTTTGCGGCAATCTGTGAGGAGTTTGGAGTTATTTTTGGTATCTGCCTTATTTTATTATGTATGAGTACTTTTCTTCTGATTGTAAATATATCCATGAAGATGAGTAAATCCTTTTACCGGCTGATTGCAATTGGACTTGGTGCGGAATATGCGATTCAGGTATTCCTTACCATCGGCGGAACCACGAAATTCATACCGATGACCGGCATCACACTTCCCCTGATAAGCTATGGCGGGAGTTCAGTGATGTGTACCATTATCATGCTGGCAATCATACAGGGATTATATATCTTAAGAGAGGATGAAAATGAAGGAGAAGAACTTGAAAAACGGTCGAAAAAAAGAAGGAACCAAAAGCCCCCAAAAGACAGGCACCAAAATAAAACAAAGCAGACAGACGACCTCGAAAAAAGGATTGCAGAGCAAACAGAAAAAAGCCTTCATTGGTAG
- a CDS encoding Asp23/Gls24 family envelope stress response protein gives MKGRMNTGFGEVVINPDVIATYAGSVAVECFGIVGMAAVNMKDGLVKLLKKDSLKHGINVSIEDNRISLEFHVIVAYGVSISAVTDNLISNVRYKVEEFTGMEIEHIRILVEGVRVID, from the coding sequence ATGAAAGGTCGTATGAATACAGGATTTGGAGAAGTTGTAATTAATCCGGATGTCATAGCCACTTATGCGGGAAGTGTCGCGGTTGAGTGTTTTGGCATCGTTGGTATGGCGGCTGTAAACATGAAAGATGGGTTGGTTAAACTTTTAAAAAAAGACAGTTTAAAACACGGAATTAACGTTTCCATAGAAGACAACAGAATTTCTCTGGAATTTCATGTGATTGTTGCATATGGGGTCAGCATATCAGCTGTAACGGATAATCTGATAAGTAATGTTAGATATAAAGTCGAAGAATTCACCGGTATGGAGATAGAGCATATTCGCATTCTGGTAGAAGGCGTCCGCGTCATTGACTGA
- a CDS encoding NUDIX hydrolase, producing MIEATSCGGVVIYRGKILLLYKSYRNKYDGWVLPKGTVEAGEEYKETAIREVLEETGVHASIIKYVGKSQYSFNVPEDTVAKDVHWYLMMANSYYSKPQREEYFLDSGYYKYHEAYHLLKFSNERQILEMAYNEYLDLKKANLWGSRKYY from the coding sequence ATGATTGAAGCAACAAGCTGCGGCGGCGTAGTAATATATCGGGGCAAAATTCTGTTGTTATACAAAAGTTACAGGAATAAGTATGATGGCTGGGTACTGCCGAAGGGTACCGTAGAGGCTGGAGAAGAATATAAAGAGACAGCAATACGTGAAGTACTTGAAGAAACCGGTGTCCATGCATCCATAATAAAATATGTCGGGAAGAGTCAGTACAGTTTTAATGTACCGGAGGATACTGTTGCAAAGGATGTGCATTGGTATCTTATGATGGCAAACAGCTATTACAGTAAGCCTCAAAGGGAAGAATATTTTCTGGATTCGGGGTATTATAAGTATCACGAAGCCTATCACCTGCTGAAATTTTCTAATGAACGACAGATTCTGGAGATGGCCTACAATGAATATCTGGATTTAAAAAAAGCAAATCTGTGGGGCAGCCGAAAATATTACTAA
- a CDS encoding DUF2953 domain-containing protein produces the protein MLHILLIVLKIIGIILLILLGLVFFALLTLLFVPFRYKIKGCKEKKDLIGEINLSWLFHLVFFTMEYKENFTYECYICGIPVFRTKRWMSRNRRKTKQTKQVKKKRQTDQSKTGEQLHTDRIEYKETENRTGSESMKETVIKIDEKKPRNKKKENVFRKFTNKIKVLFSRISKIWYTLRKSYGKLKEWKAILYSEDFKWIKRVGVTRIKAVLGHVKPKSIRGDIEFGFEDPADTGELLGVLGILYPVLPKKLNLIPNFTEAVLEGWLEARGRVYGVFLLKELIQILLDGKTIPILRKYMRKEA, from the coding sequence ATGTTACATATCTTGTTAATTGTATTAAAAATAATCGGAATTATTCTTTTGATACTGTTGGGATTGGTATTCTTTGCATTGCTGACGCTTCTGTTTGTACCCTTCCGGTATAAAATCAAAGGGTGCAAAGAAAAAAAAGACTTAATTGGTGAGATAAACCTATCGTGGCTTTTCCATCTTGTTTTTTTTACAATGGAATACAAAGAAAATTTTACGTATGAATGCTATATCTGCGGGATACCTGTATTTCGGACGAAACGTTGGATGAGCCGAAACAGAAGGAAAACGAAGCAGACAAAGCAAGTAAAGAAAAAGAGGCAGACAGATCAATCGAAGACGGGCGAACAGCTGCACACAGACAGGATTGAATATAAGGAGACCGAAAACCGTACAGGCTCCGAAAGTATGAAAGAAACAGTAATAAAAATAGATGAAAAGAAGCCCCGGAATAAAAAGAAAGAAAATGTATTCAGAAAGTTCACAAATAAAATAAAGGTATTATTTAGCCGGATTTCTAAAATCTGGTACACATTACGTAAAAGTTATGGTAAACTAAAAGAGTGGAAGGCGATTCTGTATTCAGAGGATTTCAAATGGATAAAAAGAGTCGGCGTGACAAGAATAAAAGCAGTTCTCGGTCATGTAAAGCCTAAGAGTATCAGAGGAGATATAGAATTTGGATTTGAAGACCCTGCTGATACAGGGGAACTGTTGGGTGTTCTTGGAATCCTGTATCCTGTTTTACCAAAAAAACTTAACCTCATCCCCAATTTTACGGAAGCAGTGCTGGAAGGGTGGCTGGAGGCCAGAGGCAGAGTCTATGGAGTATTTCTTCTGAAAGAACTGATTCAGATCCTGCTTGATGGGAAGACTATACCTATACTGAGAAAATACATGCGCAAGGAGGCATAA
- a CDS encoding GerW family sporulation protein codes for MAENHNNFQSTVEALFKGMDNFITTKTVVGDTIHIGDNIILPLVDVSFGVGAGAFSDNAKNNGGGGMGGKISPSAILVINKDGTKLVNIKNQDAVTKILDMAPDIINRFKNKDKDDTYTSEEVEHILKQGKEEQE; via the coding sequence ATGGCAGAGAATCACAATAACTTTCAAAGCACAGTAGAAGCCCTGTTCAAGGGAATGGATAATTTTATCACAACCAAAACAGTGGTCGGTGATACGATTCATATCGGCGACAATATCATTCTGCCGCTGGTGGATGTCTCCTTCGGCGTAGGAGCCGGAGCATTCTCCGATAATGCAAAAAATAACGGCGGCGGCGGTATGGGAGGTAAGATATCTCCGAGTGCCATTCTTGTTATAAATAAGGACGGAACAAAACTGGTTAATATCAAAAATCAGGATGCTGTTACCAAGATTCTGGATATGGCTCCTGATATTATCAATCGATTTAAGAATAAAGATAAGGATGATACGTATACTTCAGAAGAGGTAGAGCATATACTAAAACAAGGAAAAGAAGAACAGGAGTAA